attttaatctttattattttttttagaggaaTCAGTTTTACTGATGCTGgaatttatatttgcattgcTACTAATAATTATGGGACGGCAAATGCCTCAGTAACACTTACTGTTAAAGGTGCACAATTTAAAGtgtgtatattttagtattatgtacacaattaaaataaccaCATTTTGTCTATAGAACATACGAAAATTATCACTGAACCTGAAGATAATGTGGTTGTTTCTGGATCAATGGTGACATTTCAATGTACAGCAATTGCGGATCATTCTTTGAATCTTAAGATTGTCTGGTTAGCTAATAAtgaacctataaattattatacacaacctcgttatgttaaaaataatgatcattCTATGACAATAACTAAGACTATTGAATTGGACTCTGGAATTTACACATGTTTAGCTAAAACTGAGTTGGACCAAGTCTCAGCGAATGCCACCCTTATTGTTCAAGTAAAGTAACATTATTTATGTCTTATGGTTAAgctcattatgatttatgatgttaattatttcatatgcatacatattttattttacacaacatTTGTTAGGACAAACCAAATCCACCAACAGTATTGGAAATCATTTGTAATAATAGAAATGCAGTTGTAAAATGGAAATCAATGGGAGATAATCGTGCACGTATCATACGCTACACTGTTGAGTATAATACTAGTTTTGATCCTGGCACTTGGTTAGTTGCATCAGATAATGTACCTGCATCTAATCTCGAGTTAATTGTACCAATGACGCCGTGGGCAAATTTTACATTCCGAGTAATTGCAAAGAACAACGTTGGTAAGTCGAACCCATCTTTACATTCAAGTGTTTGCACCACACAACCAGATGTACCTTATAAAAATCCAGAAAATATTGAAGCTTATAGTGTTGAACCATCTAAACTTGTTATTAGCTGgacagtaagtacctactgattaaattaaaaagaaattgcttgatgaaatttaaaacatacaattttataatgttaagcCAATGCCAAAAATCTGTCATAACGCTCCCGGCTTAAGATATCGAGTTTATTGGAAACAAAATATACTTGGTGAAGTATggaattttaaagaaataacaaattatactataaataaattaagtatccCAAATCAACCGATAGACAaacattataaagtaaaaattgtcGCATTTAATGAAAAGGGTGAATCTATCGGACTTCAAAAAGAAGTCATTGGATATTCGGAGGAAAATGGTACATTTTTTGATGTTAgttaactgttattatttttattttaactatcgtTATTTTACAGTTCCAGTTGATGCACCTCAAAATCTAACTGTTATAAATGTTACTGGTAGTAAAAGTGCTATTTTGAGTTGGGAACCAGTTTCACCTGAATCTGTAAAAGGAACATTTAAAGGCtacaaagtaaatttatataatatattatattctttataactacccatttaaatatttttatttattaggcattaatgaataatggtattatgtaggtacataatattttaataattaattatttaaataaattaaattaatgtaatatttaatatagatccAATTTTGGACTGATAGagatggaaaaaataataagattgaaGAGAAAGTTAGTTTAGATAGAACAACGGTTgaaattaagacattttttccTAACGCTAAAAATTTTGTGCTTATTTTTGCATACAACAGTCGATTTAATGGACCACGTAGTGAATTAATATCTTTTGATACACCCGAAGGAGGtacttaattcattttatagaattcaataatttattttattacttatgtcattaattttatatttatttggtgctattttttatttttatttttatgacttaTTCTTTGGCTTGTATCAAGCCATatgtaataattcatataagtacctctatattatcagtgtttctcaacctggggATCGCGACCCCCTCGGGGGTCactaacttattatttagggtcgcgtatgaattaaaattgtatgcattatatatatttgtaaatatttggtatacgtttttttaattaaaaataattataatattatatgtattttatgttgtgtacaatgtacagtaattatagtattaattattaataataatctatattctatgcgagtatttaaaaaaaaatatatgtagggaGGTCGCTAAAAATTGAAACTCGAAAAGGGGGTTGCCAcagtaaaaaggttgagaaacactgctCTATATCAAGATGGATTTATAAATTCACATTggtaattatactaattaggacataattttatttgtttaagtcCCTGGGCCCGTTCATGGAGTAGAGACTGATCAATGGGGTTCTTCCGCAATTTTGTTAAGTTGGCAACCACCGGACGAACCGAATGGAGTATTGACAGGTTACGAGATTTCTTATGAATCAATGACTCAACGAGGGGTAGGAGAAAGGGCAAAACTCCCATCTATTACCAATCCTAAACAGACTACTGCCAAGTTAGCTTCATTAAAACCATCAACTAATTATCGAATTTACATCCAAGCAACTACAAAAGCTGGTGTTGGTGAACCGTACGTAAACATttgtgtagatattttataatattatattcgagatattttaatcatttttttctctctatagattttttattgaacaacaAACCAAATCTCCCTTACAAGTAGACACTGAACTGGATAAGCCTGAGTTCAGTTATGTCCATAAAGCATATAGTAAATTTTTTGATACAGTTCGTATTTATTGGAAACCAAGCCTTGATAGAAATCCTGGATCTCACTTCTATGTGAAATACaggtaaaaatacaaattaataattagtgcCTATATTCGGGGTAGTTTTATCAATAGTGAATGTGAAATaatgaattcaataaaaatataaacactttttatatattatttttggaaaatgtaaGAATTTTTTCACCTTATAcgtattaatgaataataattgtaaataataagtcATATCATAGGCTTGAAGGCGATTATTTGTACGAAGAAACTAAACATGAACTTGACAAGAATTTTATTGATGTAAAAGGTTTGAAACGAGGACAATTGTATGAATTTATTGTAGTTGTTGTGGATGGATATACCATAAGAGAATCAGATATTGTTGAAATTGAAACATCAAGCTATGTAGCTGGTAAGTTGTTATAACTTTATCTTTACGAGGCTTTTGAAGTgtcccataatatatttttctttataaataaccAGTGTGGCCCAAAAGTCCCTTATCACCTTCATAGTACCTCCATggcaaatcaatatatttaaatgcagtttttttcaGTAATTTGTATGGATACTTTAATTTATTGGCATAAGATTCAAGTTTCTATGTAATTAAGTTTTCAAATTTCCAAGATAGTTGTTTTCTTAAAttcttgattatatttttttaaactagttaaaaaataaaaattattaaaattgagtgAAAATCAACCGAGTTAAGGACAATTGAGTTGTTGACTTCGTAAGAAAAAGACCTAGTTATGTTTGCAAACCACAATTCATATGATTTCATGAACTTCGAATGGAATGTggatttttgtatatattcatttcaatacaatataattatatagggaAAATCgtaattttccaaaaatcgaGACATTAAGCAATtgatataacattattgtagTCATTATACGATGATTTTTGACGACCTGGATActcaatttcatattatagcTTTGCAACTTTCATTATTTTGAGGCAAACATTATACCATGTTGATGTAATCATGTACCGACTACAGAGGACgtataaattgttgtaaaacacaatagtaataatatactgtatgaagtattaagtaaattgtcataaaacccataggcgtgcgcagcccTCTTGTTCAGGGTATGCAGaagcagtggcggatccaggaggAGGGGGGGCAAAAGggacatcccccccccccccccaatcgcCTTAGTTTCCCATTGTTTACAGtgtttacactgtgtttagccaattttgtactttttcctCCCCCCCAAATTAAGCGCTGGATTACCACAGGCACCCCCTGAAAGTTATTTTAAGAATGtaaaattctgataaaatatatacacaatacacaaatagtttcgagtttaaacataataatatgtacactccTGGGCTGcactataattagtaattattttttttgcgcacaaaaattttttttctaaaaacgatttttgcCCCTCAAAGAGCTTCAGGGTATGCAGCTGCATACCCTGCATAccccctgcgcacgcctatgataaAACCAATCCGGGAGATTGATTAAATCCCtcattaaatcatttaaatcgtTTGATTAtcttgtttttcaaatataactactattatttataatagatagCTAGATCAGTCGCATCGTGTCACAGACTATACTTGTACCTATAGTTGTATCTATTTTTTGTGATTGATAACATTGTATAacctttgattttaaaatatacgtatataaaacgtataaaatggacctaactatattttaaaatcaatgatataactaaaacatataatttctaaatttcaaatatattattattactaaatatattaggtatatttattgtttattaatttttgtttgtttgataTGGTTCAGTTAAGTACTTAAATGTTAAAagtagctaaaatattattcacctaATAATTGCACTACTTTATCTAGGTATCATGGAAGCAGAAGAAACAACTGTATAGTTATAAAACCATTCAACCAAGGAGAAACTTATAAAaagcacaaatatatatatttcaatccGTGGAACATCTAAGTGATTTAATTGCAAGTGGCATAATAAACTACCTGTCTGACATtgattaagtatatttgatagactatactatataccaacctatgtaattaaaataaatatattttgcgaTGACCAGGTgtaaattaaacataccagCTTAATCCACATTGTTTCTTGTTTTTTGGCaatgtgaatttttttataattatttcctgGTGTCCATcagataatttttacaaacttaaactacattttaacagtttgtattatattagtacgACAGTACCACATTAACTTCAGCAAAACAACCTATTATGACGTGTATACTGTAGATGTGTAACTTTGAGGTAAgctaactattatatataggtataatgtatatacataatatacctatttatatatgttactaaaattttaatagttctttattttattctgtttaaaAATGAGTTGGTCAATAGGTGggtattagattattattatttaatatatgaattaaatattaatagatacaattaaaatttactaatcaTAGTATAGGTCGTACTGTATAAAGCTGTGTTTCTTAACCTCTGTTCCGCGAAAGcacttaatcaaaatatttaaaaataactaaagatCAGTGATGGCTAATCTAaggttgaaaaaaatgttaggcacaaataatataaaatattacataatagtcaattacagtttatttatttttaaccgtACTAAGTAATAACTAGTATTACCGATATCGTACGCTAGTAATAGAAAAGGCTGTGTGTTGAATTGCCTATATCTTGGAAGTAGGCGTTGTCATACTGTCGCTTCTGAAAATTTAATCGTGCATGCAATTTTGGTTACCTGTCCTTGACACCTTCAATCTTTTCGGTAGATACAATCACAAGTTCAATCTATCGAATAGTCCTTCGCAATCATCGATTAccctacatattttgttttttttttttttagtagttcctcataaaaacaatatatgtatttggtGTTCCCTGATATCAAAAAGGTTAAGAAACACTGACATAAAGTATGTATATGTTTCCTCTCACCCCCGTGAACTTTATCGGATCGATGAGTGCAGGGCCGGGCTTAGTTAATATCGGGGTTATGTGTGAAATTGcgaattttttttgggggggaggcctatttatttgtttaaaacattacGCGCAGATGCCAATTATATATAGAGACATAATGTAGTAcactatagtaaatagtaaaaatataacagtaaCTCAAAATGGTTACGATAGAAAAGTAGGTTGTTCATTATAGCCATGCGAATCGTATGATTTATAGgtttattacgatttacgagcGTAGTTTTTGGAACAATTTGGCACTGTGAGAGGGGTATGGAAACGGAGGAACGCTGAGACACTCTAAAGTTGATACTGAAGAGGAGAGTCGGGGCATCTATAGAGATAGATATAGGTAACCGTTGATTATGAATACTCAATAAGTAGTAAGTGTGAAAGTACTAattagtattcataatcaatgctattacttattagtaatttagAGATAGTCTGATTTTAGGCCTATATCTATGAACCTGAATCATTATAGATGAATACATGAATTATGGACCCGACAATTTATTTACTGGCCTCGGGGCCTTTCAATGCGCGACGGGCCCCTATGTCCATAGTGTTGgggaagttacttatttttggtaattaaattacattactaattccttatcaaaattgtaactaaattatttggaagttacttttttatttggttaagtaataagttacattacttttgagtttaaaaAGTAACTCAATTGCAATAGAAGTTacttttttcttcaaaaatatcaCTGGAGCTTAATAATCATGTTGTCAATACAACAATACTAGTCCCGTAaggaatacttttaaaaactactttagtaaatactcaaatacatttttttttaagtatttaagatactactcaaatactttagttgtatagtatttcaaatactactcaaatactttgaaaaagtattaattggaatacttttcaaatacttttggtttttaaagttggtttctaataattatcgtaatataaacacataggtagtaggttattaattaatagtttaagcctttaaagggaatattgttattcaataactatttttagaaatctggttttcacaaaccttcggACTtcgctaacacagaaatacagaatattaaataaaactattattctattattgtagttgacaataatatatttccaaccaattattttgaataaaaataaaatgttcgaaataaaaaaccaaagtattcaataccaaaaagtatttaatacaaaaacaagtatttaaaataccattctaAATACTTTGTGCTGAaagtattaaaaagttattcaatcttaaaaaagtatttgaataattttactcaaatacttttacttaaatactttacaggactgaacAATACATAAACTAAATAGGTAATGAAAATCAacaataagaaattattaacaGATACTTATTTTgctacactattattattattttttattgatcttaaacccggcaactatggccattaacTGTAGTAGGGGATTATTAACTGTGATTGGTAAGGTTGGTATGGTAAGATGTGTTCCAAACACTTGTATGTGTAGGAAGGTTTTTACTACTTCGGATCTGGGTGGTCaaccatccgggaactagtagcAGCGGACGTAACTTACTCTCAGTCGTATTGCGCGACTGGTAGCAGGCAAGCcacacttttattattattatttattacctatcgATAGTTCCAACAATGCTGTATGTGCAGACGATGACGTCATCGTACGCCGTGAGCCATCTGCGACGATACAACACAGAGTAATAGTATAAGAATTCCATTCTAAAAGTAAAGGTACCTACGGTTTCCTGGCCGCGGCGACCGGCCGCACCATACTGCTCATGGACGAGTACAGCCGCCGGTCGCAGCGACTCTAATGCTGTTCCATTGCAGAACAGTCGCTGCGGCCGGTCGCGTCTAAGAAACCGTACCTTAACACTTTATAGTCAAATAGTCAATagctttaacaaaaatattacagttcAGACaactttacttataaattataatacttataagttatatgatatattttaatatttacacacgATAATATCGATAcgttctaaaaatgtataaataattaaggaaacttgtgttaatatattggtgatataaattaatcaatactaTTGTATAACTAGAAAATTGACTCAACTTATTAACTGTACTTATAAGAAATTTTGTAATACCTACCTGATGAATAGGTaccatcaataatttttttttatttccattttatgtgatgatttataaaagtttaataatattgtatacaattacctacataaatattttataatattatcatattatattataaattacaataattacttaatacttatttactAATAATGAATTATGTTGAAAACAGTGTTACATAATgactgaataataaataatattaataatagttc
This portion of the Acyrthosiphon pisum isolate AL4f chromosome A1, pea_aphid_22Mar2018_4r6ur, whole genome shotgun sequence genome encodes:
- the LOC100168201 gene encoding neuroglian-like produces the protein MNRTANCSLWLWNTLLLSFLVTTTSAIIQSPPNIIKEPSTNELLFQVATDQYSNDKPFIIDCEAEGEPVPKYRWMKNGKNFDWQAYDDRIAQKPGSGSLVVIKPRDEDLGQYQCFAENSWGIATSKSVMVVKAELNLFSNEPNLYIDAQEGEPFKLSCHPPTAWPKPVVNWLKKNENGTNAVDSSRITVDPEGNLWFSYVTQHDANSEYHCYAKSLIMSEFKYGNPVYINVIQTAGTLLQNKYPPVRQYVNRRNEVALLNKAVELFCIYGGSPLPQTIWLKDGRAIQFNERIILKNYGKSFIIRKVNFEDRGKYTCEVSNGVGLPESYNIVLDVMAVPSFTIIPQIVEGGEGETAVIKCEASGNPQPSIKWIHNGRPLNEASPNPRRSVTSNCITITSLTKNDTGNYGCNATNSIGYVYKDVYINVLALAPEIVELSQNVKTFEGSTTVIKCKSSGVPKPHTKWTKNNIEITGGRYTTLDNGDLQIRGISFTDAGIYICIATNNYGTANASVTLTVKEHTKIITEPEDNVVVSGSMVTFQCTAIADHSLNLKIVWLANNEPINYYTQPRYVKNNDHSMTITKTIELDSGIYTCLAKTELDQVSANATLIVQDKPNPPTVLEIICNNRNAVVKWKSMGDNRARIIRYTVEYNTSFDPGTWLVASDNVPASNLELIVPMTPWANFTFRVIAKNNVGKSNPSLHSSVCTTQPDVPYKNPENIEAYSVEPSKLVISWTPMPKICHNAPGLRYRVYWKQNILGEVWNFKEITNYTINKLSIPNQPIDKHYKVKIVAFNEKGESIGLQKEVIGYSEENVPVDAPQNLTVINVTGSKSAILSWEPVSPESVKGTFKGYKIQFWTDRDGKNNKIEEKVSLDRTTVEIKTFFPNAKNFVLIFAYNSRFNGPRSELISFDTPEGVPGPVHGVETDQWGSSAILLSWQPPDEPNGVLTGYEISYESMTQRGVGERAKLPSITNPKQTTAKLASLKPSTNYRIYIQATTKAGVGEPFFIEQQTKSPLQVDTELDKPEFSYVHKAYSKFFDTVRIYWKPSLDRNPGSHFYVKYRLEGDYLYEETKHELDKNFIDVKGLKRGQLYEFIVVVVDGYTIRESDIVEIETSSYVAGIMEAEETTV